From Micromonospora echinaurantiaca:
CCGGTCGACCCGGCCCAGGTACTCCAGGGTGCCGTCCGGGCACCAGCGCACCCGGTCGCCGGTGCGGTACATCCGGGCGCCCGGCTCGCCACTGAACGGCTCCGGCAGGAACCGTTGCGCGGTCAGCGCGGCCCGGTTCAGGTAGCCGCGGGCCAGCCCCTCACCGGCGACGAACAGCTCGCCGGGCACCCCCACCGGCACCGGGTTGAGGTGCCGGTCCAGCACGTAGGCGCGCAGGTCGGCCAGGGGCCGGCCGATCGGCGAGGCGACCGGGCGGCGAACGTCGGCGCGGCGCAGCCGCTGCGCGGTGACGTGCACCGTGGTCTCGGTGATGCCGTACATGTTGACCAGCGCCGGGGTGTCCTCGCCGTAGCGGCTGAGCCAGTGCCGCAGCTCGCGGACGTAGAGCGCGTCGCCGCCGAAGATGATGGTGCGTACGGACAGGTCGGCGAAGGACCGGTCGGTCTCGGTGAGGGTGGCCCGCAGGCCGCGGAACGCCGCCGGGGTCTGGTTGAGCACGGTCACCCGCTGCTCGGCCAGCACGTCCAGCAGCCGTTCGGTGTCCCGGATCACCTCCGGCGGCACCACGACCAGCCGGCCGCCGTAGGCCAGCGCCCCCCACATCTCCCAGACGGAGAAGTCGAACGCGTACGAGTGCAGCAGCGCCCACACGTCGTCCGGGCCGAAGTCGAAGTGCGCCTCGGTGGCGGTGAGCAGCCGGACCACCTGCCGGTGCTCCACCAGCACGCCCTTGGGCTGCCCGGTCGAGCCGGAGGTGTAGATGACGTAGGCCAGGTCGCCGGGGCCGGGGGGGTTGGCGGCCACCGGGGCGGCGGGCGCGGGCGGGTCGTCGTCCGGGGCGGCCAGCCGCAGTACCCGCCCGGCGTGGGCGGGCAGGTCATCGCCGGGGGCCGCGTCGGTGACCAGCACCGGCGCGCCGGTGTCGGCGAGGATGAACTCCAGCCGCTCCCGCGGGTAGGCCAGGTTCAGCGGCACGTACGCGCCGCCGGCCTTGAGCACGCCGAGGATCGCCGTGACGGTGCCTGGGCCGGGCCGCAGGTGCAGCGCCACCAGGGTGTCCGGGCCGACCCCGAGGCGACGCAGCCGCTCGGCGAGGCGGTCCGCGCGGCGGTCCAACTCGGCGTAGCTGACCTGCTGGCCGTCGTACACCAGGGCGACGGCGTCGGGCTGGCGGGCCGCCTGCTCCTCGAACAGCGAGTGCAGGGTCCGCTGGACCGGGAAGCGGGCGGCCCGGGCGCCCCAGCCGGCCAGCACCTCGGCGCGCTCGGCGTCGGTGAGCAGGTCCACGGTGCGCAGCGGGTCGTCCGCCCGGTCGACCACGGTACGCAGCAGCCGGGTGAACCGGTCGCCGAACCGGGCCACCGTCACCGCGTCGAACAGCGCGGTGTTGTAGGTGAACTCGCACCACAGCTCGCCGGTGCGGGTCTGCACCACCAGCAGTTCCAGGTCGAACCGGGTGGTCGACAGGTCGAGCACCTCCCAGCTGACCGCCGGCCCGGCGCCGGCCGCGCCGTGGTCGCGGAACTGGTAGTTCTGCAGCGCGAAGGTGACCTGGAACAGCGGGGACCGGCTGACGTCGCGGGGCACGTCCAGTTCGGACACCAGGTGCTCGAACTGGACGTCCTGGTGGGTGAGGCCGTCGAGGACCAGCTGCCGGGTGCGGGTCAGCAGCGCGCTGAACGACTCGTCCGGGTCCAGCCGGGCCCGCAACGCCAGCATGTTGACGAACATGCCGACCAGCGGCTCCAGCTCCGGGCGGCCCCGCCCGGCGACCGGTGAGCCGACGGCGAAGTCGCGCTGGTCGCTGTGCCCGGCGAGGAGGACCTGGTAGGCGGCGAGCAGGGTCATGTAGACGGTGGCGTCGTGCCGGCGGGCCAGCGCGGTGACGGCGGCGGCGAGCGGGGCGTCCACCTCGAAGCGGTGGGTGGCGCCGTCGAAGCGCTGCGTCGGCGGGCGTGGCCGGTCGGTGGGCAGGTCCAGGGCGGGCACCCCGGCCAGCTGCCCGGTCCAGTACGCCAGGCCCCGGTCGGTGCCGGGCCGGTGCCGCTGCCAGTGGGCGTAGTCGCCGTAGCCGACCGGCAGCGCCGGCCAGTCGGGTGCCGCCCCGGCGCGCCGCGCCCGGTAGGCGGTGAGGACGTCACCGACCAGCACGTCGATGGACCAGCCGTCGCTGACGATGTGGTGCGCCTGCACCGACAGCAGCCAGCGGCGCGGACCGTACTCGACGAGCAGGGCCCGGAACAGCGGGCCGGTGCCGAGGTCGAAGGGGTCGGCGGCGTGCTCGCGGGCCAGTTGGCCGGCCTGCCGGCGGGCGTCGTCGGGGTCGTCGGCGGTGACCGTGGCCCGGGACAGCGGCACCGGGCCGGGCGGGTCGACGACCACCGTCGGCTGGCCGTCGTCGCCGGCGGGGAAGCGCATCCGCAGGCTCTCCTGCCGGGCCGCCACGTCGCCGAGGGCGTCGCCCAGCGCGGCCGGGTCCACCTCGCCGTCCAGCCAAACCGCCACCGGCACGTGGTAGGCGGTCGAGCCGGTGGCGAACTGGTCGGCGAACCAGAGCCGCTCCTGCGCGTACGACAGGCTGCGCGGCGCGTCCGCGGAAGCGCGGCCGACCCGGCCCGCGCCGGTGTCGGCGGGTTGGCGCAGGAGCCGCTCCAGCAGGGCCTGCTTGGTGGCGGACAGCGGTACCTCCCGGGCCGCCGACTCCGGGGCTGCGGACATGCGGGGCTACCTTTCGTAGGTGGCGAGGAGCGCGGCGGCCTCGTCCTCGGAGATCGCGTCGAGCCGGGCGACCAGCAGCCGTTCGACCTGGACGGCCAGTTCGGCGACGGTGGGGTGGGCGAAGAGCATGTAGACCGGGACGTCCACGTCCAGGACCGCGCCGATGCGGGCGACGGCCCGGCTGGCCAGCAGCGAGTGCCCGCCCCGGTCGAAGAAGTTGTCGTGCACGCCGAGCGAGGCGACGCCGAGCACCTCGGCCCAGGCCGCGGCGACCAGTTCCTCGGCGCCGGTGCGCGGGGCGGTGACGGCCGGCGGCGCGTCGTCGGCGTCGGCCGGGTCGGGCAGCGCGGCGACGTCGAGCTTGCCGCTGGGCATCAGCGGCAGGGCGTCGAGGGTGACGAAGGCGGTCGGCACCAGGTGACCGGGCAGGACGGCCCGCAGCCCGGCGCGCAGCCGCGCCGGGTCGGCGTCGCCGGTGAGGTAGCCGACCAGCCGGTGCCCGCCGTGGCCGTCGGGGCGTACGGCCACCGCGGCCTGGTCGACGCCGGGCTGGGCGCGCAGCGCGGTCTCGATCTCGCCGAGCTCCACCCGCGCGCCGTTGACCTTCACCTGCCGGTCGAGCCGCTCCAGGAACTCCAGCGTCCCGTCCGAGCGCCAGCGACAGCGGTCGCCGGTGCGGTACAGCCGGGCGCCGGGCGGACCGAACGGGTCGGGCACGAACGCGGCCGCGGTGTCGGCGGGGCGGCGCAGGTAGCCGCGGCCGACCGGGCCGCCGCCGATGTGCAGGTGCCCCGGCACGCCCACCGGGACCGGGTCGCCCCGCTCGTCGAGCACGTGCAGCCGCGCGCCGGGCATCGGCACGCCGATCGGCACCGCGCCGGCCGGGTCGGCGCCCGGGGGCACCGTGTGCGCGGAAACCGCGATGGTCGTCTCGGTCGGCCCGTAGAGGTTGTGCAGCGGCACGGCGCGCACCGCCCCGAGGTCGGCGGCCAGGTCGCCGTCGAGCTGCTCGCCGATGCAGACCACCTGCCGCAGGTCGGTCGCCTCGGTCAGGCCGGCGTGGCCGACCAGGTGCCGCAGCACCGTCGGTACGCAGGACAGCAGGGTGACCCGTTCGCGGCGGAGGGTGTCGAGCACCGCGTCGGGGTCGAGCGCGCCCTGCTCGGGCGCGATCACCAGGGTGGCGCCGGCCACCAGGGCCGGGTAGACCTCCTGGCCGAACAGGTCGAAGCTGGGGGAGGCGAGCACCAGCAGCCGGTCGGCGGGGGTGAGCGCGTGCTGCCGGGCGAACCAGGTGGCGTGCGCGGCGAGCGAATGGTGCTCGATCATCGCGCCCTTGGGCCGGCCGGTGGAGCCGGAGGTGTGGATCACGTAGGCGAGGCCGTGCGGGTGCACCGGCGCGGGCGCGGCGTCGTCCGGGTCCGGGCCGCCGTCGAGGTCGTCGGTCAGGATCGTGCGGTACGCCCCGGCCGGCAGCGCGTCGGCGACCGCGGCGGAGGTGACCACCACCGTGGCGGCCGTGTCGGTGACCAGGTGGGTGAGCCGCTGCGCCGGGTAGCCGGGGTCCAGGGGCACGTACGCCGCGCCGGCCCGCAGCACCGCCAGCATCGCCACCACCACGTCGGCGCCGCGGGGCAGCGCCACCCCGACCAGCCGCTCGGGGCCGACGCCGAGGGCCCGCAGCCGGGCGGCCAGCCGGCCGGCGCGGTCGTCGATCTGCCGGTAGGTCAGCGACCGGCCGGCGTCGCGGATGGCGACCGCGTCGGGGGTGCGGGTGGCGTGCGCGCGGATCAGCTCGACCACCCCGGGGCCGGCCGGTGGCGGCGGCGGGCCGGCGGCCCAGCCGGTGACGAGCAGGGCGCGTTCGGCGGCGGGCAGCAGCGGCAGGGCGGACAGCGGCCGGTCGGGCCGGGCCAGGCCGCCGCGCAGCAGGGTCAGCCAGCGCGCGACGATCCGCCGCGCGGTGTCGGCGTCGAACAGGTCGCTGCGGTACTCCAGCCGCCCGGCGGTGTCGCTGACCTCCAGCAGCAGTTCCTCGCGGGCCACCCCGTTGCTGGTGCTCAGCCCCACCTGGCCGAGATGGTTGAAGCCGAGCTGGTAAAGCGGCTGCACGCCGGGCAGTCGGGGCGGGTTGAGCGCCTCGACGAGCCGGGGCAGCGGCAGGTCCTGGTGTTCCCAGGCCGACAGCATCGTCTCCCGGACCCGGCCAATCAGCTCGCCGAAGCTCGGGTCGCCGGTCAGGTCGACGCGCAGCACCAGCGTGTTGACGAACATGCCGATCAGCGGCGCCAGCTCGGGCCGGTTCCGCCCGGCGACCGGCAGCCCGACGCACACCTGCGGGTCGCCGCTGAGCCGGTGCAGCAGCGCGGCGTAGCCGGCGAGCAGCACCATGGCGCTGCTGGCCGAGTGCCGGCGGCCGACCTCGGCGACGGTGTCGCGCAGCGGCCCGGGCAGGTCGAAGGTGACCTCCGCGCCCGGGCGTTCGGTGGCCGCCGTGCGGGGCCGGTCCGGCAGCAGCCCGTGCACCGGTGGGGCGTCGGCGAGCCGGTCGCGCCAGTACGCCAGGTCGGCCTCGGCGACGGCGCTGCTGGCCTGGTCGCGCTGCCACACCGCGTAGTCCGCGTACTGGATCTCCAGGGTGGGCAGGCGGGGCGCCCGCCGGTGCAGCGCGGCCTGGCACAGCTCCTCGACCTCCGCCTCGAGGATCGGCTGGGAGCTGCCGTCGAAGACTGTGTGGTGCGCGGTGAACAGCAGGGCGGGGCGCTGCGGCAGGTGCACCAGGCGGGCCCGCCACAGCGGCGCCTGGTGCAGCACGAACGGGGCGGCCAGGTCGGCGGCGACGAGGTCGGCGAAGCGGGCCGAGCGTTCCGGCTCGGCCAGCCCGGACAGGTCGGTCTCGGCCAGTTCGATCGGCACGTCGGCGTGCACGACCTGGGTCAGCGTGCCGTCGGCGGTGCGCAGCGCGGTGCGCAGCGGCTCGTGCCGGCGGGTCAGCTCGGTGAGCGCGGCGCGCAGCACGCCGGCGTCGGTGCCGGATGGCAGCAGGATCGGCGACCGCAGGTTGTACGCCGACGCCTCGGCGCCGAGCTGGCTGGCCAGCCAGATCCACTCCTGGGCGAAGGACGCGGCGAAGACGTACTCGTCGGACGTGGCCTGCACCTGCGTTCCCCCCGCGGAATCCCCCCGACACGCCGGATCCCGCATCGGTCAGCGCCGATGCTATGGGCGGGCCGCGCCGGGATGCCTCCAGAGAATCGCCAGGAGTGCATGGAGGATCGCTCAGGGTAAATACCTGAATGGACGGTTGATGAACGGGGAGTGTCCTGGGCCTGACAGCGGGTGCTGGCGCGTCAGCGGGTGGCGGCGTCGGCGGCCGGTTCGGCGGGGACGGCCGGGCCGGAGAGCCGGGCCAGCGCGGCCGCCAGGTCGGTGACCTGGCCGGCGAGTTGGGCGACCCGCTGCTGGCCGGCGTCGCGGTCGGCCTCGGCGGCGCGCAGCCGTACCGCCAGCTCGGCGAGCCGGTGTTCGGCAGCGGCGCTGGCCTGGCGGGCGGCGGCCAGTTCGGTGGTGAGGGCGTCCCGCTGGGCGGCGGCGGCCGCCAGCTCCGCGCGCAGCCGCCCGGCGGTGTCGACCGCCTCCTGCCGCGCGGCGTCGGCCTCGCGGGCGGCTGCCTCGGCGCGTTCCCGGGCGCGGTCGGCCCGTTCGTGGGCCCGTACCGCGTCGGCGGCGCCGGCCCGCGCCCGCGCGGTGTCGGTACGGGCCTGTTCGATCTGGCGGCGCACGTCGGTGACCTCGGCCTGCCACCGCTCGGCGCGTTCGGCGGCCTCGGTGGCGGCCCGGGTGGCCCGGTCGGCGTCGGCGCGGGCGGTGTCGCGTTCGGCGGTCAGGTCGGTGACCCGGCGCCGCTCGGCGTCCCGTTCCGCGCGCACGGTACGCAGCTCGGTGCGGGCCGCGTCGCGGTCCCGCTCGGCCTGCACCCGCAGCGCCTCGGCCGCGCTGGCCACCCGGCGGGCCTCGTCCCGGGCCGCCTCGGCCTGCTCCGCCCGGTCGGCGTCCCGGCCGGCCCGGGCGACGGCCTGCTCGGCGCGCTGGCGAGCGGCGTCCCGGTCGGCCAGGGCCGCCCGCGCCTCCTCGCGGGCCTGCCCGGCCGCGGCGGTGGACTGGTCGGCCTCGCGGCGGGCCTCGTCGCGTTCGGCGTGCGCGGCGGCGACCTGGGCGGCTGCCTCGGCGCGCGCCTCGGCCAGTTGGCGTTCCACCCCGACCGGGGACAGCTCGGCGTGCAGCGCCTCGCTGAGCGTCTGCACGATCTGGTCGAGCCGGTCCACCGCCTCCCAGGTGCGGGCCACCTGCCCGGGCAGGCCGGGGGCGTTGCGGTGCCGCATCCGGTTGTTGCGGGAGGCCCGCTGGCAGGCGCCGTCGTTGTCCCGGCAGTAGCGGAACGGCCGGCCCGCGCCGGCGCGCTGGGGCACCGGGCGTCCACAGTGCGCGCAGGGACGGGTCTCGACGGGGGTGGGCTGGGCGTCCATCGAGGGCGAAGTCTAGTGCCGCGCCGACCGGCGGCCCCGCGCCGGCCGTGCCGTCGGCCGCTCGGCTCCCGGCGTCGCCGCTTGGATCTCGCCGTGGGCGGCTCAGTTTCCGGCGCGGGCGGTGCGGTCCAGGGTGTAGCGGCGCTGCAGCAGCATGGCGGCGAGCATCGCCGCGGCGGGCAGCAGGCCGAAGCCGTAGCGGACGGCGGCCAGCGCGGAGTCCGGCTGGACGACCGTCTCGCCGGCCACGGACGCGACGAAGCCGCCGCCGGCCAGGCACAGGGCGTAGAGGTACGGGCCGAGCGCCGCGCCGGTGGCCTCGGTGGCCGTCCAGACACCCGTGTAGGTGCCCGCGCCCACCCCGGTGCCGGCCCGGATCACGTCCGGGACCATGGAGAACGGCAGCAACTGCATGCCGGCGAACGCGATCCCCAGCACCGCCACCGCGCCGACCAGCAGCGGCAGCCCGGCCGGGCGACCCACCGCGAGCACCAGCGAGCCGGCGGCGAACGCGCCCTGCGCGGCCAGCAGCGCCCGCTGCTTGCCGACCCGGCGGGCCACCGCCAGCCAGGCCGGGGTGACCAGCAGCGCCGGCGCCACGAACGCGGCCACCAGCACGGTGGTCAGCCCGGCCCGCCCCAGCTCGTACTCGGCGTAGTAGGGCACGCCGGCGAGGACCAGGTGGGTGGTGGTGGACATGGCCAGGTACGCGGCGACCAGCCAGCGGAACTGCCGGTCCCGCAGCGCCGCGCCCAGCGCCCGCCAGCCGCCCTCGTGCGCCGGTGCCGACGCCGCGGCGACCCGGCGCAGCCGGCCGATGCCGGCCACCCCGACCAGCATGGCGGCGAGCATGCCGACCGCGAGCAGCAGACCCATCCGCTGGTAGCCGTCGCGGGTGGCCGCGTCGCCGCCGGCCAGCAGGGGCGCCAGCAGCCCGGACACCAGGATGCCGAGGGTGAGCACGACCATCCGGAAGGCCATCAGCCGGGTGCGCTCGTGGTAGCCGATCCGCAGGTCGGCGGGGGTGGCCAGGTAGGGCACCTGGTACGCGGCGAAGAGCAGGTTGCCGGCGACGAAGGCGACCGCCACCCAGGCGGCGGCCGGTGCGCCGGTCAGCCCGCCGGGCACCGCGAAGAGCGCGGCGAACGCGGCCGGCAGCGCGCAGCCGATCAGCAGCAGCCGGCGCCGGTCACCGCGGCGGGCCTGTTCGACGTCGCAGCGGTGCCCGATCCACGGATGCAGCAGGACGTCGGCGACCTTCGGCAGCAGCAGCGCCAGGCCGGCCAGCCAGGGCGCCACGGCCAGCACGTCGGTCAGGAAGTAGAGCAGCAGCAGGCCGGGGACGGTCACCCAGACGCCCATGCCGAGCGAGCCGGTGGCGAAGCCGGCCAGCGGCCCGCGCGGCAGCGTGGTCCCCTCGCCGGTGGCCGGCTGGTGGTCGAGCCCGGTCATCGCCGCCTCCTGTCCGGGCCCACGCCCGCGCCAATCCAACGGATGCTGGATTGTAGGGGCAGAATGGCGGCCATGACCATGCCCCGACGCCGCCCGGGCCGGCCCCGGCGGGAGGAGACCCGACCGACCCGCGAGCTGGTGCTCACCGTGGCCACCCGGCTCTTCGCCGAGCGGGGGTTCGACGCCGTCGGGCTGCGCGACGTGGCGGCGGCCGCCGGCGTCGACGTGGCCACCGTCTCCCACCACACGGGCACCAAGGCGCAGCTCTACGACGCCTGTTTCGCCCGGGTCTTCGCCGCCGAGCGTCAGGTGCTGGAGGCGGCGGCCGAGCGGGCCCGTAGCGCGTTGCCGGCCGGCCCGGAGGCGGCCCGGCGGGCCCTGCACGACCTGGTCGACGTCTTCGTCGACTTCCTCGAGGACCGGCCGGAGACCACCGCGCTGTGGCTGCGCCGCTGGCTGGAGCCGCACCGGCACGCCGAGCTCGACGAGCGGTACGCCGCGCCGCTGTACCGGCTGGTGGCCGAGCTGCTCACCGCCGCCGCGGCGGCCGGCACGCTGGTCGAGCCGACCCCCCACATCACCGTGCGCAGCCTGGTCTGGGCGGTGCACGGGCACGTGGTGGCCCTGGCGGCGGCCTCGTCCGGGGCCCGGGAGCGGCGGGAGTTCCGGATGTTCGTGCACCGGTTCCTGGACGGCCTGTACGGCCCGGCCGGCTCTTGACGGGGGAACCCCGACCCGGCCATTATCCATCAGTCGTTGGATTAACGTCGGGAGGCGGGAATGGGCGGGCAGCCGAGGGTGGCGGTGATCGGCGCCGGGGCGGCCGGACTGGCGAGCCTCAAGGCCCTCGCCGACGTCGGCGTGCCGGCGGTCTGCTTCGAGGCCGCCGACCAGGTCGGCGGCCTCTGGGTGTACGGTGCGCCCGGGTCGCCCGCGTACCGCACCCTGCACCTGAACACCAGCCGGCGGCGCACCGAGTTCGCCGACCACCCGATGCCCGAGGACTGGCCGGACTACCCCGACCACACCCGCATCGCCGGATACCTCGCCGACTACGCGCACCGGTTCGGGCTGCTCGACTCCGTCCGGCTGCGGCACACCGTCGAGCGCGTCGTGCCGGACCCGGGCGGCACCTGGACGGTGCACGCCACCGGGCCGGACGGGCCGGTCGCCGTCACCGTCGAGGCGGTGGTGGTCGCCAACGGCCACAACCGGGTGCCCAAGCCGCCCAGCCCCGGCTACCCCGGCACCTGCACCGCCGAGCAGTGGCACAGCCACGACTACCGGGGGCCGGAGCAGCTCGCCGGCCGCCGCGTGCTGGTCGTCGGGGGCGGCAACTCGGCGATGGACATCGCCGTCGACGCCTCGTACGCGGCCGCCCGCACCCTGCTGTCGCTGCGCCGGGGCGTCTGGGTGGTGCCGAAGTACCTGCTCGGCCGCCCGTCGGACACCCTCAACGGGGCGCTGGCCCGGCGGCTGCCGTGGCGGCTGCGGCAACGGATCAGCCAGCTGACCCTCACCGCCACCGTCGGCCCGCCCACCCGGTACGGCCTGCCCGCCCCGACCCACGGCTTCCTGCAGGACCACCCCACCCTCTCCGACGGGCTGCTGTCCCGGCTGACCCACGGCGACATCGAGGCCCGCCCCGGCATCGCCCGCTTCGACGGCGACCGGGTGGAGTTCACCGACGGCCGCAGCGACGAGATCGACCTCGTCGTCTGGTGCACCGGCTACCGGGTGGAGATCCCGTTCCTCGACCCGGCGCTGCTCGGCGACGGCGCGGAGACCCTGCCGCTGTACCGGCACGTGTTCCACCCCGACGCGCCCGGTCTGCTCTTCGTCGGCCTGATGCAGTCCACCGGGGCGGCGTTCCCGCTGGTCGAGGCGCAGGCCCGACTCGTCGCCGGGCACCTCGCCGGCCGGTACGCGCTGCCCGACCCGCAGACCCAACG
This genomic window contains:
- a CDS encoding non-ribosomal peptide synthetase, with the translated sequence MQATSDEYVFAASFAQEWIWLASQLGAEASAYNLRSPILLPSGTDAGVLRAALTELTRRHEPLRTALRTADGTLTQVVHADVPIELAETDLSGLAEPERSARFADLVAADLAAPFVLHQAPLWRARLVHLPQRPALLFTAHHTVFDGSSQPILEAEVEELCQAALHRRAPRLPTLEIQYADYAVWQRDQASSAVAEADLAYWRDRLADAPPVHGLLPDRPRTAATERPGAEVTFDLPGPLRDTVAEVGRRHSASSAMVLLAGYAALLHRLSGDPQVCVGLPVAGRNRPELAPLIGMFVNTLVLRVDLTGDPSFGELIGRVRETMLSAWEHQDLPLPRLVEALNPPRLPGVQPLYQLGFNHLGQVGLSTSNGVAREELLLEVSDTAGRLEYRSDLFDADTARRIVARWLTLLRGGLARPDRPLSALPLLPAAERALLVTGWAAGPPPPPAGPGVVELIRAHATRTPDAVAIRDAGRSLTYRQIDDRAGRLAARLRALGVGPERLVGVALPRGADVVVAMLAVLRAGAAYVPLDPGYPAQRLTHLVTDTAATVVVTSAAVADALPAGAYRTILTDDLDGGPDPDDAAPAPVHPHGLAYVIHTSGSTGRPKGAMIEHHSLAAHATWFARQHALTPADRLLVLASPSFDLFGQEVYPALVAGATLVIAPEQGALDPDAVLDTLRRERVTLLSCVPTVLRHLVGHAGLTEATDLRQVVCIGEQLDGDLAADLGAVRAVPLHNLYGPTETTIAVSAHTVPPGADPAGAVPIGVPMPGARLHVLDERGDPVPVGVPGHLHIGGGPVGRGYLRRPADTAAAFVPDPFGPPGARLYRTGDRCRWRSDGTLEFLERLDRQVKVNGARVELGEIETALRAQPGVDQAAVAVRPDGHGGHRLVGYLTGDADPARLRAGLRAVLPGHLVPTAFVTLDALPLMPSGKLDVAALPDPADADDAPPAVTAPRTGAEELVAAAWAEVLGVASLGVHDNFFDRGGHSLLASRAVARIGAVLDVDVPVYMLFAHPTVAELAVQVERLLVARLDAISEDEAAALLATYER
- a CDS encoding coiled-coil domain-containing protein; translation: MDAQPTPVETRPCAHCGRPVPQRAGAGRPFRYCRDNDGACQRASRNNRMRHRNAPGLPGQVARTWEAVDRLDQIVQTLSEALHAELSPVGVERQLAEARAEAAAQVAAAHAERDEARREADQSTAAAGQAREEARAALADRDAARQRAEQAVARAGRDADRAEQAEAARDEARRVASAAEALRVQAERDRDAARTELRTVRAERDAERRRVTDLTAERDTARADADRATRAATEAAERAERWQAEVTDVRRQIEQARTDTARARAGAADAVRAHERADRARERAEAAAREADAARQEAVDTAGRLRAELAAAAAQRDALTTELAAARQASAAAEHRLAELAVRLRAAEADRDAGQQRVAQLAGQVTDLAAALARLSGPAVPAEPAADAATR
- a CDS encoding MFS transporter, yielding MTGLDHQPATGEGTTLPRGPLAGFATGSLGMGVWVTVPGLLLLYFLTDVLAVAPWLAGLALLLPKVADVLLHPWIGHRCDVEQARRGDRRRLLLIGCALPAAFAALFAVPGGLTGAPAAAWVAVAFVAGNLLFAAYQVPYLATPADLRIGYHERTRLMAFRMVVLTLGILVSGLLAPLLAGGDAATRDGYQRMGLLLAVGMLAAMLVGVAGIGRLRRVAAASAPAHEGGWRALGAALRDRQFRWLVAAYLAMSTTTHLVLAGVPYYAEYELGRAGLTTVLVAAFVAPALLVTPAWLAVARRVGKQRALLAAQGAFAAGSLVLAVGRPAGLPLLVGAVAVLGIAFAGMQLLPFSMVPDVIRAGTGVGAGTYTGVWTATEATGAALGPYLYALCLAGGGFVASVAGETVVQPDSALAAVRYGFGLLPAAAMLAAMLLQRRYTLDRTARAGN
- a CDS encoding TetR/AcrR family transcriptional regulator, which gives rise to MPRRRPGRPRREETRPTRELVLTVATRLFAERGFDAVGLRDVAAAAGVDVATVSHHTGTKAQLYDACFARVFAAERQVLEAAAERARSALPAGPEAARRALHDLVDVFVDFLEDRPETTALWLRRWLEPHRHAELDERYAAPLYRLVAELLTAAAAAGTLVEPTPHITVRSLVWAVHGHVVALAAASSGARERREFRMFVHRFLDGLYGPAGS
- a CDS encoding flavin-containing monooxygenase codes for the protein MGGQPRVAVIGAGAAGLASLKALADVGVPAVCFEAADQVGGLWVYGAPGSPAYRTLHLNTSRRRTEFADHPMPEDWPDYPDHTRIAGYLADYAHRFGLLDSVRLRHTVERVVPDPGGTWTVHATGPDGPVAVTVEAVVVANGHNRVPKPPSPGYPGTCTAEQWHSHDYRGPEQLAGRRVLVVGGGNSAMDIAVDASYAAARTLLSLRRGVWVVPKYLLGRPSDTLNGALARRLPWRLRQRISQLTLTATVGPPTRYGLPAPTHGFLQDHPTLSDGLLSRLTHGDIEARPGIARFDGDRVEFTDGRSDEIDLVVWCTGYRVEIPFLDPALLGDGAETLPLYRHVFHPDAPGLLFVGLMQSTGAAFPLVEAQARLVAGHLAGRYALPDPQTQRAASRAELRAATARWGQRRPAMRVDFDAYLAELGRELAAGARRARSTAAAARPGARP